The Waddlia chondrophila WSU 86-1044 genomic sequence CACAAGCAAAATCTCTAAGAGATAAAATTGCGTGGCAGAAAATGGAAATGCTCTCTTTGGATTCTATTATCGTTGAATGGCTGGAAACGTTAAGCGAAAGGACAAAGGTAAACTACAAATCTGGCATATCCAAGCTAACCGAGTTAGGAATCATCAATCCCTTTATTTCTCTGCAATCTTTCAGCCTTGTGAATCACGATGCTGCAATCGACAGGATCAAGCAATTGCCAGACTTGAAAGAGACAACAAAGCAAGCTAGGGCAGCCTTGTACATTTCATTTACTCGATACTTAAGCAGAAGATTCAAAGGGATGTTTTCCAAGGCTACACCAAGCAGAGAGGGGAATGAAAAAACGTTCTTTCGGGTTCATGAAAAAGTGGTAACTGAGGCAATGAATCTACAGCAGTGGACAGCCTTTTTTGAAGAATTGGAAAAACTAAACATTCGAGATGCTCTGATTGGAAAAATAGCCCTACAGGGAGGAAAAAGAATTCGAGAGGTTTTATCTCTTCATTCCGAGCAAATAGACTGGAAAAAAAGAGAAATCACATTCCACCAAAGTAAAACAAGGGGAGTTAGCAAACAAACGATAATCACCTATTCGGAATCCATAATGAAACAATTAAAAGATCTTCTAGGAGAGGGGGAGGGTTATCTTTTTATCACTACAACAGGAAACGTCGTTATGTTAACGCAAATTTCCCGAAATTTTGCGAGAGCAGGAAAAGCAGCTAAAATTCCATTTAAGGTTACTCCCCACGTTCTCCGTGCTTCGGCTGTAACGTATTTGAAGCAACAGGGATTTTCAGACTCTGACATCATGAAAATCACAGGACACTCCAGTGGCGAGATGATAAGGGCTTATGATAAGAGTGAAAGGGCGGACAATCCTACAAAGCGAGTGAACCTTGTCATGTAATTTACGGAAATCATTATTTCCGTAAATTCTTATCTATAGAAATACCAAACTCAAAACATCAATTATTTATTGAAATTCTGCCAATGCTTCGTCTGCCTTGTGTTTTCCTCTTGCAAAAAAGTACGATATATCGTACTATATAATTAAAGAACAGAGACAGAATGAATCGATATAAGCTTTATGAGACCGACGAGTACTTAGAATGGCTAGCAACGCAAACGTTGAAATCAAAAAAACAAATTCAGTCTAGAATGCTAAAGATTGAAGATGAGGGATATTTCGGACACCATAAGTACCTAGAGTCTGCGGATCTATGGGAGCTGAAATTCAATGATGGCAGGCGGATTTATTATGTGCTAGTCCCTGAATCCAAGGTAATTCTCTTATTAGGAGGAAATAAAAATGGGCAAAATAAAGACATCAAGCAAGCATCAAACATACTTAGAAAACTTGTCAAAAGTTGATCTTGATAGGGTCTCTGGACTTCACAAAGCCGAACCTTTAAAAGATCTTACAGACGATAGGCAAATTTCAATGGCCGTGTTCGAATGTCTGCTTAACAATGATCCCGAAGGAGCTATGGAGGTTATCGAAATTTATCTTGAGGCAATGAATAAAGCTAAAATGAGACGCAAAACAAAACTCCCTAAATCCACAATGTATTCAGCATTAAAACATCGAAACCCTACCATCAAAACATTGGCGAAGATTATGTATTCCTCTACACACTAATCAAGTGATGAGGAAAAGTGAAAAGACACGCACATTTCATCGGTTCTAATTTTGATGATTTTCTAAGAGAAGGGGTTTTATTTTTTAACTCGGAAACAAGTCTTCGTCGCTTAGAATATTATACGAAATATCAAGAGCTGTCTATAGATATACAGATTTAAACTCATCATAGTTTTAAATAAAAAATAGATTTTTTCCATTTTAAAAACATGATTGAAAAATCAAAATGACTTCTGTATAATTTTATAAAAAACAAAAAAGGTTTTATTTTGAAAAAATTTATTCTCATTACATTTCTATTAATAAAATCTTCATTTGTGTTTGCAACTATCATTGATTATAAAGAAAAATCTATACCGTTATCTGTTTTTGATTACAAATTAGACAAATTTAATGACCGACATTTTGAAAAATACAATAAATACAGAAAATCAAATTCTAAAAATAATGAATTATCTAAAGCTCTTTCTTATGTTAATTACGTTGAAGCTAACAACGGAAACTGTGCATCAAAAATTGTTTTATCAATAGAGTTAACCCCTCTATTTCACCTTTTAGATGTAAATGAAAAAAGGTAGTCCTAAACAAGTAATGCCATCCTTTTGTTGTAATCACAAATGAAATACTGAATCATACCAATATGGTTGGCTAATTTTTTTGAAAATGACAGGGTTTTCCTAACCAGCCTCGAACATCTTTGCCTCAAGGTGTTGTTAAATCTTTCAATGTAACTCGTTTTTCCTGAATTTTTTCCGACTGCCTGGTGTTGCTTCCAAGGAAGGACTTCGTAGTACACAGAGAACTTATCAGAGTAAAAGAAGGTTTTTTTTTTAAATCCTCAGGAAGTTTTGCTAATAATGCTTCGGCAGCTCTCTTATCCCTTTTTCCTACATGCATTGCCAAAACCTGCCTGCTAGCCGAATGGAACGCCAACCAAAGCCATTGCTGATTTTTCTTATTTCCGACATAACTCCACTGTTCATCAAGCTCTATAATTGCCACTTCAAAATCCTTATAATCCTTGACCACAGTAGCGTTTAAATCGTCGGGCAACTCATAAATTATCTGTTGTATAAAGCTCAATAACCAGGGCATACTCACACTGAAAATTCTACAGATGCCTTCTAAAGAAACTCTTTCCAGAAGTGCTTGACGGACCTCACTTTTAGTTTGATCTGTAATAATTTTTTGTTGGGGGTCTAGAACAAATTGGCGGCCGCAAACAAGGCAACGATGATTTTGTTTTCCATTGTGGATATGTCCATTCTTTTTTACCGCGGTTGACTCGCATTTAGGGCACGATGGGTTCATTTCATTTCTCCAGCTGTTATGGCTGAATATGAAACTTTAAATTTCCATCAGTGTCAAACGAATTTTGATTTGA encodes the following:
- a CDS encoding type II toxin-antitoxin system RelE/ParE family toxin; translation: MLKIEDEGYFGHHKYLESADLWELKFNDGRRIYYVLVPESKVILLLGGNKNGQNKDIKQASNILRKLVKS
- a CDS encoding IS1 family transposase (programmed frameshift), with translation MNPSCPKCESTAVKKNGHIHNGKQNHRCLVCGRQFVLDPQQKIITDQTKSEVRQALLERVSLEGICRIFSVSMPWLLSFIQQIIYELPDDLNATVVKDYKDFEVAIIELDEQWSYVGNKKNQQWLWLAFHSASRQVLAMHVGKRDKRAAEALLAKLPEDLKKKPFFYSDKFSVYYEVLPWKQHQAVGKNSGKTSYIERFNNTLRQRCSRLVRKTLSFSKKLANHIGMIQYFICDYNKRMALLV
- a CDS encoding tyrosine-type recombinase/integrase — protein: MTLEVVQEHKIESQAQAKSLRDKIAWQKMEMLSLDSIIVEWLETLSERTKVNYKSGISKLTELGIINPFISLQSFSLVNHDAAIDRIKQLPDLKETTKQARAALYISFTRYLSRRFKGMFSKATPSREGNEKTFFRVHEKVVTEAMNLQQWTAFFEELEKLNIRDALIGKIALQGGKRIREVLSLHSEQIDWKKREITFHQSKTRGVSKQTIITYSESIMKQLKDLLGEGEGYLFITTTGNVVMLTQISRNFARAGKAAKIPFKVTPHVLRASAVTYLKQQGFSDSDIMKITGHSSGEMIRAYDKSERADNPTKRVNLVM